The following are from one region of the Streptomyces brevispora genome:
- a CDS encoding acyl-CoA dehydrogenase family protein, producing the protein MTARTEEGQVPDLLYSEAEEDLRAAVRSLLDDRCDAPQVIARTESATPYDPRLWKALAAGIGAAGLLVPEKFGGQGAGHREAAVVVEELGRSVVPAPYLTSSVVATETLLALGTQDGPVAALLAELATGRKVAVLAVPFSAVEPDPSTVTAALDGMLGPIADAAAADVLLVPTTDGLYAVEAAAAGVAVEPLVALDLTRPLATVTLTGATGTLLADAGTSLAAVRRGLLAGAGLLASEQLGLAEWCLTETVRHTRERHQFNRPVGSFQSLKHRMAQLWLEVVSARAAARNAADTLATGSPETPLAVAVAQAYCSKVAVHAAEECVQLHGGIGMTWEHPAHLYLKRAKADSIAYGTAGRHRATVAELTELPAP; encoded by the coding sequence GTGCCCGATCTGCTGTACTCGGAGGCCGAGGAGGACCTGCGGGCCGCCGTCCGCTCGCTCCTCGACGACCGGTGCGACGCGCCGCAGGTGATCGCCCGCACCGAGTCCGCCACACCGTACGACCCGCGGCTCTGGAAGGCACTCGCCGCCGGCATCGGTGCCGCCGGACTCCTGGTGCCCGAGAAGTTCGGCGGGCAGGGCGCCGGACATCGCGAGGCGGCGGTGGTCGTCGAGGAACTCGGTCGCAGCGTCGTCCCGGCGCCGTACCTGACCAGCTCCGTCGTCGCCACCGAGACGCTGCTGGCGCTCGGCACCCAGGACGGGCCGGTGGCCGCGCTCCTCGCCGAACTGGCCACCGGCCGCAAGGTCGCCGTGCTCGCCGTACCGTTCTCCGCTGTCGAGCCGGACCCGAGCACCGTGACCGCAGCTCTCGACGGCATGCTCGGCCCGATCGCCGACGCGGCCGCCGCCGATGTTCTGCTGGTGCCCACCACCGACGGTCTGTACGCCGTCGAAGCGGCCGCCGCCGGGGTCGCCGTAGAGCCGCTCGTCGCACTCGACCTGACCCGCCCGCTCGCCACCGTCACCCTGACCGGCGCCACCGGAACCCTCCTCGCGGACGCCGGGACTTCCCTGGCGGCGGTGCGCAGAGGGCTGTTGGCCGGAGCCGGACTCCTCGCCTCCGAACAGCTCGGACTTGCCGAGTGGTGCCTGACCGAGACGGTCCGCCACACCCGTGAGCGCCACCAGTTCAACCGCCCGGTCGGCTCGTTCCAGTCACTGAAGCACCGCATGGCGCAACTCTGGCTGGAGGTCGTCTCGGCACGGGCGGCGGCGCGGAACGCCGCGGACACGCTGGCCACCGGCAGCCCCGAGACCCCGCTGGCGGTGGCCGTGGCACAGGCGTACTGCTCCAAGGTCGCCGTCCACGCGGCGGAGGAGTGCGTCCAGCTCCACGGCGGCATCGGGATGACGTGGGAGCACCCCGCGCACCTGTACCTGAAACGCGCCAAGGCCGACTCGATCGCGTACGGCACGGCGGGCCGCCACCGCGCGACCGTCGCGGAGCTGACGGAGCTGCCCGCGCCGTAA